A stretch of the Aphis gossypii isolate Hap1 chromosome 2, ASM2018417v2, whole genome shotgun sequence genome encodes the following:
- the LOC114121797 gene encoding GRB10-interacting GYF protein 2 isoform X2 produces the protein MTDSIKFGPEWLRNMSQGISKPQLAEHRYGREEMLALFDISACNIPPESLKELSMVYNEKPQNPLSLQQMSEEETRLWNRGINSDTIIRASVRTTGGRGTANIEVRGGSTSARGRGGRGGYYYNTTRPGYEEGPEGGGSPMNRGPHRPFERLNSNERNMNRNGEYSNDWRGRDESNWWRKNRGGALQGQSDESNGRWGRTRTDSYNNDRWPAGRPTSKYDEDEGWDRGESRWSNNSTTERRKLDWGENLPEWAVDNPGEKGGSFDSSGAFHDNHYEEEHHYNMADELSREEGREYEEDNDNNDTNVNNVESSNISPVDDKQLNGQEKEEVVSSSISTSPSHNEEIISSPERFKSIRQQHQQINPQITKEVFVQNEQVMMNHPEPVRIQQVPDIPVIHSKSSPAIPLMSDCQPNKIENIKNLREMPGIGSHIDNTNINPIHRSTSLNANAHHRIDTLDAEAESMVSRLTSDNFKIGPTSHSPLAPLTNNKWYYRDPQGEVQGPFLTTEMAEWYSLGYFHDNMLMVKRACDEHFYSLGDLVRLKGNVPFSDTPFSEHDVKINSRIGVQPPPTHNPFTMNESLVLQQQQQQYQYRQLFLKQRELAIQSAVHQLSQSERWNTLSPIEQQQLIMHHIRNVEANTAIPPMFTAPILPQPQPTPNIHPMNAPPNNNLMVMLSHMQQQQQQQQQQQQQQHFNHQIDPKHIHSVPPQPMTQQLDPLHSLVQNMGGLKTSTPPPVNSNHHHQNSNIIRPNSAQPENNPISDLLRQLGAPQDKPLKVAETSVWGMDFTGPDNKPKMNGPIGIGGWQTGPSIETSQQTPGVLWGSGEYTKIIGADHKAIEETIKEEARRSQEARKQEIKQNEQIKKREAEKSRMQKELKKKQELEKAQLEEEKKKEEARKIKEHEKKLKEEAEKKKMEKKKLEEEQAKKREHEKKIKEEKEKRLLEEKKKEEEKRLLEEEKKRKSDLKKKEEQKKKEEQKKKDELKRKEDTKKQDQKKKEEENKKKQDTSRSSAVPIVTEPQKKKKKEPQTVAHNGVENASAPWAAADQKKQVQIKSMAEIQAEEQKREQLMKQKERERTEREISMVAIEQAKQEKARSTVKMQSWSTVITKNVPQSTPVANNSVWGSSNQTNTDKPQIQKSNKTPAVTVNNKSNVKNVAKTVNQTVQQTNAMKKAIESRGENNNCTDEFSQWCCKHLATLNKNTIDIPTFVTFLKDVESEYEVKDYIQSYLGDNKEVREFSKQFFDKRLKIQNKQRSSDFVEMKSKNKKRNKMVPLDNKVLGFNVVASERINVGELDLGE, from the exons ATGACAGATTCCATTAAGTTTGGTCCAGAGTG GTTAAGGAATATGTCTCAAGGTATATCAAAACCACAGCTTGCTGAACATCGTTATGGCCGAGAAGAAATGTTAGCCTTATTCGATATTTCAGCATGTAATATTCCACCTGAATCGCTTAAAGAACTGTCTATGGTGTATAATGAAAAACCTCAAAATCCATTGTCTTTACAACAAATGTCTGAAGAAGAAACT aGACTTTGGAATCGAGGTATAAATAGTGATACCATTATCAGAGCATCTGTTCGAACAACTGGTGGTAGAGGTACTGCTAATATTGAAGTTCGTGGAGGAAGTACAAGTGCCAGAGGAAGAGGTGGACGTGGtggttattattacaatactacACGTCCAGGTTATGAAGAAGGCCCTGAAGGTGGAGGCTCACCAATGAACAGAGGTCCTCATAGGCCTTTTGAGAGACTTAACtcg aatgaaAGAAATATGAATCGCAATGGTGAATATTCAAATGATTGGAGAGGAAGAGATGAATCAAATTGGTGGAGGAAAAATAGAGGTGGCGCACTTCAAGGCCAATCTGATGAATCTAATGGTCGTTGGGGACGAACTCGAACAGATTCTTATAACAATGATAGATGGCCTGCTGGACGGCCTACATCAAAATATGATGAAGATGAAGGATGGGATCGTGGTGAATCTAGATGGTCAAATAATTCCACAACCGAACGACGAAAACTTGATTGGGGAGAAAATTTACCAgaatg GGCTGTTGATAATcctggtgaaaaaggtggaaGTTTTGATTCATCGGGTGCTTTCCACGATAATCATTATGAAGAAGAACATCACTATAACATGGCAGATGAACTATCTAGAGAA gagGGGCGAGAATATGAAGaagacaatgataataatgatacaaatgttaataatgtagAAAGCTCAAATATTTCACCTGTAGacgataaacaattaaatggcCAAGAAAAAGAAG aagttGTATCGTCTTCAATATCTACTTCACCATCACATAATGAAGAAATAATTTCTTCCCCTGAACGTTTTAAATCCATAAGACAACAGCATCAACAAATTAATCCTCAAATAACTAAAGAAGTATTCGTACAGAATGAACAAGTAATGATGAATCATCCTGAACCAGTAAGAATTCAACAAGTTCCAGATATTCCAGTTATTCATAGCAAAAGCAGTCCAGCAATTCCACTAATGTCTGATTGTCaacctaataaaatagaaaacattaaaaacttgaGAGAGATGCCTGGTATAGGCAGTCACAttgataatactaatattaaccCCATCCATCGATCAAcaa GTTTAAATGCTAATGCTCATCATCGAATTGATACATTGGATGCTGAGGCAGAATCAATGGTGTCTAGATTGACCAgtgataatttcaaaataggcCCAACTTCGCATTCTCCACTTGCACCtcttactaataataaatggtattaTAGAGATCCTCAAGGCGAAGTTCaag GTCCTTTCTTGACAACTGAAATGGCAGAATGGTATAGTTTGGGATATTTCCATGACAACATGTTAATGGTGAAGAGAGCATgtgatgaacatttttattccttAGGTGATCTTGTACGATTAAAAGGAAATGTACCATTTTCAGACACTCCATTTtcg gagCATGATGTGAAAATCAATAGCCGAATAGGAGTACAACCTCCTCCAACACACAACCCTTTCACAATGAATGAATCATTGGTTCTtcaacaacaacagcaacaaTACCAATACaggcaattatttttaaa gCAAAGGGAATTAGCTATTCAAAGTGCGGTTCATCAATTATCCCAATCCGAAAGGTGGAATACCCTATCACCTATTGAACAACaacaa TTGATAATGCATCACATTAGAAATGTAGAAGCAAACACTGCAATTCCTCCAATGTTTACAGCCCCTATCCTTCCTCAACCACAGCCAACACCAAATATTCACCCCATGAATGCACCacctaataacaatttaatggtAATGTTATCCCATatgcaacagcagcagcagcagcaacaacaacaacaacaacaacaacatttCAACCat CAAATTGATCCTAAACATATTCATTCTGTGCCACCTCAACCAATGACACAACAACTGGACCCTCTCCATTCGTTAGTACAAAATATGGGAGGTTTAAAAACATCTACGCCACCGCCAGTGAATTCAAATCATCATCATCAAAATTCCAATATTATTCGACCAAATAGTGCTCAACCAGAAAACAATCCGATATCTGATCTTTTAAGACAATTGGGTGCTCCTCAAGATAAACCActcaaa GTAGCAGAAACGAGTGTATGGGGTATGGATTTTACGGGTCCAGACAATAAACCTAAAATGAATGGCCCAATTGGCATTGGTGGTTGGCAAACTGGACCTTCTATTGAAACATCTCAACAGACACCTGGTGTTTTGTGGGGATCTGGagaatatactaaaattattggaGCCGATCATAAAGCTATT GAAGAAACAATAAAAGAAGAAGCAAGACGAAGTCAAGAAGCTAGAAAAcaagaaat taaacaaAATGAACAGATTAAAAAAAGAGAAGCAGAAAAGTCCAGAATGCagaaagaattaaaaaaaaaacaagaactTGAAAAAGCTCAActagaagaagaaaaaaagaag GAAGAAGCTCGTAAAATTAAAGAAcatgaaaaaaagttaaaagaagaagctgaaaagaaaaaaatggagaaaaaaaaattggaagaAGAACAGGCCAAAAAACGtgaacatgaaaaaaaaataaaagaggaGAAAGAAAAAAGACTgttagaagaaaaaaagaaagaggAAGAAAAACGACTTTTAGAAGAAGAAAAGAAAAG aaaatctgatttaaaaaaaaaagaagaacaGAAGAAAAAGgaagaacaaaaaaagaaagatgAATTAAAACGGAAGGAAGATACTAAAAAACAAGATCAGAagaaaaaagaagaagaaaataaaaagaaacaagATACCTCTAGATCAAGTGCTGTTCCTATAGTTACTGAGCCACAAAAG aaaaagaaaaaagaaccTCAAACAGTGGCACATAATGGTGTAGAAAATGCATCTGCACCGTGGGCTGCTGCTGATCAAAAAAAACAAGTGCAAATTAAGTCTATGGCTGAAATTCAAGCTGAAGAACAAAAACGTGAACAATTGATGAAACAAAAAGAACGTGAACGCACTGAACGAGAAATATCTATGGTAGCAATTGAACAGGCGAAACAAGAAAAAGCAAGATCTACAGTTAAAATGCAGTCTTGGTCTACTGTTATCACTAAAAATGTTCCTCAATCTACTCCGGTGGCTAATAATTCTGTTTGGGGATCATCCAATCAAACGA atactgATAAACCACAgatacaaaaatcaaataaaactcCTGCTGttacagttaataataaaagtaatgtaaaaaatgtagcAAAAACTGTAAATCAAACCGTACAGCAAACAAACGCGATGAAAAAAGCTATAGAAAGTAgaggtgaaaataataattgtactgaCGAATTTAGCCAGTGGTGTTGTAAACATCTAGCAACtctcaataaaaatactattgacA tacCAACATTTGTGACATTTTTGAAAGATGTTGAATCTGAATATGAAGTTAAGGACTACATTCAGAGTTATCTGGGTGATAATAAAGAAGTTAGAGAATTTAGTAAACAATTCTTTGACAAGcgcttaaaaatacaaaataaacaaaggaGTTCTGATTTTGTAGAAATGaaa agcaaaaacaaaaaacggaATAAGATGGTGCCACTAGATAATAAAGTACTTGGCTTTAATGTGGTCGCTTCAGAACGTATCAATGTTGGTGAACTTGATCTTGGCGAATAG